The following is a genomic window from Pelosinus sp. IPA-1.
CCGCAGAGACGCAGAGGACGCAGAGATGGATTTATATTATATTCTCTGCGCCTCTGCAGTTAAGCATATCTCCTAATACCCTCAACGATAGATTAATAACGATAGGAAATAATTGCTGACAAAAATTAAAATAATAGAGCTCACTACGGAAGCAGTGGTGGCCTTACCCACACCTTCTGCTCCTTCTCCAGCTGTCAGTCCTTTGTAACAGCCAATGATGGCAATGATACCACCAAAAAACATAGCCTTAACTAGGCCACCCATTATATCATTGACTACTGCAAATAATTTAATGGAGTGAATATAGGTAAAAGAGCCAATACCAGCATATAAAGTTGCTACTAAATATCCACCTAATGTACCAATAATATCGGCAAAAACTACTAGCATCGGCAACATAACTATACAGGCCAAAAATCTAGGAACCACTAGGTATTTGATCGGATCAATTGCCATAACTCTCAAAGCATCAATTTGTTCTGTCACCTTCATGGAACCAATTTCAGCGGTAATTGCTGCCCCTACCCGTCCCGCGACGACTACACCTGTTAGCACTGGTGCTAATTCCCTAGCCATGGCGATTGCCACAACACCGCCTACAGATGACTGAGCACCATACTTAATAAACTCATTGGCAGTCTGTAAAGTAATAACCATACCTGTAAATAAAATAGTTAGCAGCACAATAGGTAAGGAATCCACCCCAAGGTGTGCCATCTGATGCAGCACATGTCGCATTCTAGGCTGTTTTCGAAAGTGATAAATAGTATTAAAAAGCAGTATCATAATTCGACCACTGTTCTCTGCAGCATGAATCACGTGCCGCCCAATATTCTCTAAGAAAGATAGTAACATACGCAATCCCTCACATTGAATTTCACTTGTAGTAATCATTATATTGAGAATTTGTCATAATATGAAGTATTCCATAAAAAAGACAAGTTCCCTGCACCATCACCATAAGAAATTCATAAAGAAAACTTGATTCAGATAGCGTTTTAACTCCATCTGAATCTTAGCCCTTTCTTATCCAGGGACTTAGCCGCTCTTAACTCCCAAGAAGATGGGAGTCTTAGAGCGGTTTAGTCATCGGATAAAACAAGAAAATCCCTCTTATGTAAATAGTCAATCATTATGAAAAACTATTCATATAAGAGGGTTATTATCTTATAGGAAAACTCATTTTCCTAACTATTTAGTTTTGTCTTTTACAACTGTAACTAAAACTTGCGTATCGCCATCAATAATATAGTCTGTGGCAATACGATTCTTGGCTTTATTTTGTTTTTTAATCTCTTTAGTGCTACTATCTTGTATCTCTTGTTTCATATGACTGGTTTGCTCAATTAATGTATTTTCTTGACTTTTATTATCAACGCTATTTTTGCTTACTTTACTGCCACCCATAATATTCTCAACGCCCATATCGAACACTTCTACAACAATCTCATTATTACGGTCACGTTCTACGAATTCCTTAATAACATCAGAAAATCCTTGATTCTTCTGTTTTGGTTTCGCAAGCAGCAACAAGCCTTCATCAAGCCCTTGCTGTTTGGATAATAGTTGCATTATAGGTACCATGCCGCCGCCTCGCACTTCTAAAGTTAGAGGACCTTCTGGTTGTTCTTTGGGAACAGTAAAGGGTACTACGCGGGTAATGGTTTCACCACGAAAAGGCTTTATCTTAACGCCTATATCTATTGTCTCGCCAGGTTTGGCCGTAAGCGTCTTAGCCTTGGCCTCAACAATCGTAGCGGTACGACGCTCTTCACTAATGGAAACATTTACTTTAACATCCATAATATCAACTGGATTGTATTGATTGCCTGAGATCATCGTCATAGCATCCAAAAATTCACCTACAGCAGCCTCACCTACGCTAGCGGGGCTATAGAACATATTTTCCCGACGAATGACCTCTACTGGCATATTTCGTCCTGAAATTTCGAAGCTAACTTTCGCAGTCCCTGGTCCCACTCTGTCTATCGTTTTATCTATCACATTGAATACAGTGGTCGCAGATAAAATGGAGGATAATTGCTCATCCTTGACCACTTGAATTGCCGAATCTGAGATCTTCCCTGTATCGTTGTCTTTTACCATAATGCGTACAGGAATAATAGTAGGGTACCTGCCTAGTTTTCCGGCTACCGCCGCACCACGATCTTGATTAATTAAACCAACGGCCTCTCCTGTTGTACCCACTTTAAATGAATTCTCTAATCCCATCACAGTAGTAAAAACATACGCATTGGTCATAAAATAGCCAATATTCCCCTTCTTTAGGAAGGGATGTCCAAAGGCCAGTACCTTATCCCCCTCAACATAAGTAACAGTTCCTAAAGCGGCTACACTGCTATCGCCTCGAACCAATTCTACTCCTACAGCACCACCTGGTACTAGAGGACCAAATTCTGCATCGGAAGGTGCAGCTCCCACCTCGTACGGTGTTAAATTAAATGGTTTCAGTTTATCTTGCAGCATGGATAAGGCATTGCTGCTAAAGCCAGATACCATTAAGGGAGTAGCCATTTCTTCAAATCCTGGTAAATTATCCTCTACCTGCATAGAAGCATTGTATTTATCAGGCATTTCCCACAACTTGAGCATATCGGCTATGGGAGTAACCATACCAATTTTGTGATCTGTTAAAGACCAACCATAAGCAATAGCCCCAACTAATTTATTATTAATGTATACGGGACTGCCACTCATTCCTTGGGCAATCCCTCCAGTACGATCAATGACATCACCGAAAGTGCGTACTAGAATCAAGTCCCCGGATGGGCCCTTATTTTTCATAACCCCTAACACTTCTACCCCAAACTCTTCTAGTTTCGTACCAGAAACTACGGTTTTTCCTATACCTTGCATGCCTTGTTTAATGTCATCTACTGGCATCATTTCAGGGGCAGCCCATACCGAAGATACGGGTAGTGTTAATAAAAAAATAAGCAGTGCCAGACGACACTGCCTGAATATTTTTTGCAAAACTATCATCCTTTCTCTATTTACCGGCTTCAATACGAACAACTGTATCGCCTACGGTAATTTTACTGCCAGGTGCAACTAATACTTCCTTAACGACGCCATTTATTGTGGCTCTTGATGCTGGGACTGCCCCAGTTAACGTGCCAACACGTACCAAAATATCACCTTCATGAACAACAGTTCCTGGAGTCACTAGTCCATTTGCCATAACGGGTCCAGATAAAGTTGCCTTTTGATCTACTATATTACTCGCCGTAGCCAACAAACTACCTGCTATCAGTAGTAATGCTACTACTGCTACTGTTATCCTTTTTTTGTGTAGCATAAAAGCCACCTCCTTACTTAATTTCATTATACAGTATTGGAGGGAATTATCAATCCTTCGGAGCAATAATTAATGCATCGCCTACATACCTTTCTCTTCCATCTGAGGGCTTATTGATAATCTTACCTTTTATTACCATCTCACTAGAACCGCCACCATCTAAATTCATTGCATCCACAGCGCCAAATTCCTGCATCAACAATGCTAATTCTAAGAGGGTCATACCAATACTATGCTCTTGACGACCATCAACAACAACGAGAAGTATATGACCATCTTTAGTTTGGCCAATCGCCGTTCGTGGTGCTCTACCAACAGTTATATCTGAAGGGAACTCTTCTATTTACTTGTTAAAAATACACTACTACCTTTAATTAATCTTGGACCTGCACCAAGGACGTAACTGGTATTGTCCCATGCTGAACCTAGCGACTGACTAATTTTGATACTATCACCAACTTTTAAACCTGCTAATGCTTTTTCATTACTACCATGAGCGGATAAAACAACAGCCCCTGGAGGTATGACAGCATTACCATGAGCGATTGCGGTAATGGTATCCTTACTTACAATATAATCTGTACCAAACTCATTAGTACCTGTCATATTGTCATAGTAATTATTATATAAAATCAGATCATCTGGGCCTCTTTCATGATTGACACCTGTAATTGCAACTAATCGTCCATCTGGTAAGGTAACGCTTCCCTTGTAGTCGATCTGATCAAACATAATTTGGCCATTAGGTAGTATTCCTAAAGTAGTACGCCCTACGGCTGAGGTACTTACTATTTGATCACCCATTTTCAGTAAACCCAAAATTTCTCCATTTGGAGCGAAATAAGAAGCATTAATGCCAACAATCCCTTTAGCACGCTCAGTCATTGACAAAACACATTCCCGGTCTACAATTGCATCATTTGAGAGTACGGGCTTTAGTTGATAAGCACTGCTAGGAGATAAATCAACTACATAAGCAGTTATAGGGCCTGCATTGGTATTACGATATAACGAAGTATATTTGATCCCCGTACTAATCTCTTCTTCGTATTTTTGATCGACTTTCTTGGAAATGTCTATCACTACTCGATTTGGTTTGGCCAATGTAAATACCTTATAGGTAACGGCAGATGTTTTTAGGTTAATAACAACCCGCTGTTTGCCCGGCTGCACTTCAGATAATTGTAAATCCTTAACTGCTGTGTCATTTAATAACAGGGTTGGCAACTTGATTGCACTACTAGCATTAGCAAAATCAAGTACAATTTGATCTGGATTTGCAGTTAGATTAGCCGTATATGCTGGTAGTTCATTTACATCAAATACAATTCTTACCTTATCCGGCGTTTGGCTAAATCTAACGTTTTGCAGCACAGAGCTGTTTGGAGCAGCCCATGCAATTTGAGAACACAAGAGTAATAAAATCAAAATACTATAGAACCGTTTATAAGCCTTCATTTAAATAACCCCCATATGAGCAACATCGAATTCATCTTTTTTTGTGAGAAAAGCCCAGGCACTATTTCGGTGCCTGGGACTTTTGACTGGCAGGTGCTGCAGCAACATGGAGTTGGCGATAAAGCATATCCGCCAATCCCATACCACCAGCCTTTGCCATATTTTTTGTAATTTCACTATCTAACATGGATTGCATAGTATCTTCTTGCGAAGTATCTACTAACTTAGACTTTTGCACTGTTTTTCGCATATTGGTCATCATTATATTTAAGAATACTGCTTCCATGTCTTGACATGTTTTTTTGAGTTTGGCATCATCTTTTGAAGCCTTTGCCTTCTCTGTTTCCGTTGCCAATTTATCGGCAAAATCACTATTTGCTTTAGTCTGTGCAGAATTCAAGGTATTTATCATACCAGTTGAACCTATTCCTGATATTTCCATATTTGCTCACCACCTTAAATGATCTGTAAATCAGCATGTAAAGCACCAGATGCTTTTATTGCTTGTAGTATTGAGATAATATCTCGCGGTGTAGCGCCAATTGCGTTTAATCCTCGAACTACATCTCCAACACTTGCCGTAGATGGCAATACCATAATATTTGCCTTATCTTCTTTCACATCTACTGTAGTATTATTCGTTGTCACTGTAGATCCGTTAGAGAAAGGTGGTGGCTGAGATACATCTGTCGTTTTTGTAATACTAATGCTAAGTCCACCCTGAGCAACAGCAACTTCGTCAATGGTTACATTCGATCCCATAACAATTGTGCCTGTACGTTCATTAATTACAATTTTAGCTATATTATCAGGATTAATATAGAGCTCTTCTATTGCTGCCACGAAACCTACTACATTACTTCCATATCCACTTGGTACGGTTACAATTATCGTTCCCGGGTCCTTTGTTGTTGAAATGGAACCAAAACGACTATCAATCGTATCAGCAATACGGGTTGCTGTCGTAAAATCGGGCTGGCTCAAAGATAAGGTAATTGATCCGTCTGAAGATACCAATTGTGTAGGGACATCCCGTTCTACAATAGCCCCATTCGGAGTTGTACCTGTTGTAGGAAAGTTTTTTTGTTGACTACTACCACCGCTACTAGCGTTATATCCACCTGTAGAAACAGGACCTTGTCCTACAGCATAGACTTGACCATTAGCGGCTTTTAGAGGCGTTTGCAATAAAATACCACCTTGCAAACTCTTGGCATCCCCCATAGAAGAAACCGTCATATCAATTGTATCACCAGGTTTTGCGAAAGCTGGTAATTGAGCTGTAACCATAACGGCAGCTACATTTTTAGATTTAAGTTGGGCTTCAGAAACTGTTATCCCAAAACTTTTTAACATGTTAGCCACTGACTGTCTCGTTTGGACCAGTGTATTGGAATCACCTGTACCGGCTAAACCAGTGACTAGCCCATAACCGACCAATTGATTCGTCCGTACACCTTGCACCTTTGCTACGTCTTTAATTCGTGTTACTGCACTAGATGCCATGGCAGTTGCCATAATAGATATGGCACAAATTACAATTGCAACACTAACCACTAACTTACGCATAATATCCTCCGTTTTAGAACAAGAAATTGAATAACTGACTTATAATTCCTTGCCGTTGCTTCTTCGCAATAGGGCCATTGCCATCTACTCGAATTTGCGCATTACCTATATAAGTAGATAATACCGTATTATCTGACAGAATATCTTCGGGGCGAACCACACCGGAAACAGTAATTTTTTGTTCTTCGCCATTTTGTTTAATGCTTTGTGTACCGGAAATGACTAAAGTGCCATTCGGCTTCACTTCAATAACTTGAGCTGACATTTGCGCTGTAACAGTATTCGTATTGGCAAGTGATCCTTTTGCCGTAAAAGAATCGGCATTACCAGCGCTTGCAGAGGCTATACCATGAAAGATCCCTGTGCCTGCATTCATACTCGTACTAGAGGATTTAGAATTGCTTGCATTCCCCACACGACTCGCACTAGAGTTTTCATTAATGATGATCGTAAGAGAGTCGCCAACTGCACGAGCCTTATGGTCACTAAATAGATTGGCAGACCCAGCATCACTCCACAAAGACATAGCCGATACTGAAGATGCTGCTGTTAGCCCCAAACACAAGAAACCTAACGCCAAGCTAACAATAATCTTTGTTAGGTTAAACATATTTACACCTTCACTTTCAAATCATGCATAATTTAAATTTCTCAAGATCTTTATGAACCTTTATATGTAGGCACCTCTACGGTGCTTTCATTCAATACTTTTCCCAAAACAATTTTATTAGAAGAGGTATTTCTCACACGAATTAATTGCCCCTCGCAGCCATCTTGCATGGCTTGTCCAATTGTCGTTACTTCCATACTCGCAATATGAGCGACTAAGGTAACAGTGCTGCCTCGTTTGATTGCTATCGGTTTAATTATCATAGTGTCCGTTAGCACTGTACCTAACGTAATTGGACGCCTTGCCATTAACCCAACAATCTTTTTCTTATCCATAACATAACCCGCAGCTAACCTACCTATATCCATTCGTTCGTAGCGCAAAGTATCTTCGGTCACGATTTCACCAGCATTGACCTCGCGAGCGGCCACCGTGACTGGGCGATATAGTTTCACATCAAATTTCAGTCCAGCTTTTGCAAATTCTTTTTCGTTTACAGTGGCAGTAACCAACACAGTTGTCGGCGTATTATAACGAATGCCATAAGGCAACGAAGTGCTAAAAGTAACATTACCTAACGGAGCGACTACATCTTGTACATGCCCCAGAGATGAAATAACAAGATCCTCCTTTAAAACATTGGATCCAGCTTGTTTCCTGATAGCTATCATAGCCTGGTCAATTAAGGCTTGTCCATTAATAATTTGTGAATTCCCAGTAATGGTAACACTATTAGGAATTTGCCAAACGATATTACCAAAATCAGCACCTGCCGCTGCTAAACGCATGTTAAGTACTTCTTTCGCTAAGACAAAGCTACTGCCAGGATTCGGCGCAGCACCTAATTGCAATTGCCCCAAACCTTGAACTTGTTCCAGACTGCCACCACTAATATCAGCCAGTTCTCCTAGTGTTATTGTCGAACCAGTTACTCTTGCCTGTTCAAAAATTGTCACAACAATATCCTGGGCGAGCGCGAAATGAAAGGAAAAGCAAAATTGCAGCAAAACCAGTAGCCCTATTTTCTTTCCCATTATCCTCACCTTAACGTTTCAATTGGGCAGCTTGCTCAAGCATAGTGTCACATGTAGTGATTGCTTTTGAATTTAATTCGTAAGCTCTTTGAGCAACTATCATATTTACCATTTCATCAACCACGGCAACATTAGACATCTCTAACGTATTTTGCACAAGTGTACCTGCACTATCAGTTCCCGGGTTGCCAACTACTGCATTACCCGATGCAGCGGTCTCTTTTAATAAATTTTTTCCCATACTATCGAGTCCAGCTGGATTAACAAATACAGCAAGTTGGAGTTGTCCTAAATCTTGAGGAGCCGTCTGGCCAGCAAGTTTCGCTGATACACGACCGTCCGCCGATATAGCAACGTTAGTTGCACCCTCTGGAATAGTAATAGCAGGTTCTATTGGATAACCTTCTGAAGTAACAATTCTGCCCGTAGAATCCTTTTTAAAGGAGCCATCACGAGTATAGGCAAGCGTACCATCTGGCATAGTGACCTGAAAGAAGCCGTCTCCTTCTATTGCCACATCCAGCGCATTTCCTGTAGTTTGAAAGTTACCTTCTGTATAAACCTTTTGTGTAGCAACTTGACGTACGCCATGCCCAATTTGTATTCCTGTAGGTAGCTGCGTATCTGGTCCAGTAGATGAACCGGATTGACGAATCGTTTGATACATCAAATCTTCGAAATCGTTACGAACTTTTTTAAAGCCTGTGGTATTAACATTCGCCAAGTTATTGGAGATAACATCCACATTTGCCTGTTGGGCAGCCATACCTGAAGCAGCTGTCCATAATGCCCTCATCATAATAAAAATCCTCCTATGTATGTGCTTATCCGCTTCTATTTCTAAAGCAGTGCTACAATCATTTTTTTGGATTACTCCTATCTATACTATCGCAAAAACAGACAAAAAACTTAAATTAAATTATTAGCTATAATTTGCCAACGTCATTTGCGGCTTTCCCCATTAAACTGTCATGAGATTGAATGACCTTACCGTTAATTTCATAAGCACGATAGTTAGAGATCAAATTCACCATTTCGCCAATTACATTTACATTGGCCATCTCTAAGGCTCCTTGTCTTACACCACCAGTGGCTACCTGTCCTCGTTGACCAGTAGGTTCAAGAAATAAGCTTGCACCCTCTTTTTTTAGTGCTTTTTCATTTGCAAATTCAGTTATTTCAAGTTTGCCTACTTCATTGTTATCAACCAAAACCCGTCCGTCACTGCTAACTTCCATTTTTCCACCGTTTATAATAATTGGACCATTTTGCCCCAGTACTCGATACCCATCACTGGTAACGAGTTCACCTTTTGCACTCTTGGCAAAAGTACCATTGCGAGTATATCTTTTGCCTTGAGGGGTTTCTACTGCAAAAAAGCCTCTTCCTTCAATTGCTAGGTCGAAATCATTACCTGTTGTCCTAATTGTCCCAGTAGAATAATCAGTTGCCACTTCATCCACCATGACCCCAACACCCATACTACCGATCGTTGGAGATTCTGGACCATCATTCACTCTTGAAATGAGCATACTTGCAAAATCCTTAGTAATTGTCATGTCCTTTTTAAAGCCAGCAGTATTAGCATTTGCTAAATTATTTGAAATAACATCTGTGCGCTGTGCCTCTGCTAACATACCTGACGCTGCGGTGTACAAACCACGAATCATGTTATCACTCCTTTTTTTACCCTAAAGCAAACTAATGTTAAGCAATACTACCTCTTTTTAGTGTTGTTAAACTATCTTCAAGAGTTCCCAAAGAATCTAAAGCTTTGCCTGTACCTAATGCTACACAAGAAAGAGGATCTTCC
Proteins encoded in this region:
- a CDS encoding flagellar basal body L-ring protein FlgH, which encodes MFNLTKIIVSLALGFLCLGLTAASSVSAMSLWSDAGSANLFSDHKARAVGDSLTIIINENSSASRVGNASNSKSSSTSMNAGTGIFHGIASASAGNADSFTAKGSLANTNTVTAQMSAQVIEVKPNGTLVISGTQSIKQNGEEQKITVSGVVRPEDILSDNTVLSTYIGNAQIRVDGNGPIAKKQRQGIISQLFNFLF
- a CDS encoding phosphodiester glycosidase family protein; its protein translation is MEEFPSDITVGRAPRTAIGQTKDGHILLVVVDGRQEHSIGMTLLELALLMQEFGAVDAMNLDGGGSSEMVIKGKIINKPSDGRERYVGDALIIAPKD
- the flgF gene encoding flagellar basal-body rod protein FlgF yields the protein MIRGLYTAASGMLAEAQRTDVISNNLANANTAGFKKDMTITKDFASMLISRVNDGPESPTIGSMGVGVMVDEVATDYSTGTIRTTGNDFDLAIEGRGFFAVETPQGKRYTRNGTFAKSAKGELVTSDGYRVLGQNGPIIINGGKMEVSSDGRVLVDNNEVGKLEITEFANEKALKKEGASLFLEPTGQRGQVATGGVRQGALEMANVNVIGEMVNLISNYRAYEINGKVIQSHDSLMGKAANDVGKL
- the flgG gene encoding flagellar basal-body rod protein FlgG, giving the protein MMRALWTAASGMAAQQANVDVISNNLANVNTTGFKKVRNDFEDLMYQTIRQSGSSTGPDTQLPTGIQIGHGVRQVATQKVYTEGNFQTTGNALDVAIEGDGFFQVTMPDGTLAYTRDGSFKKDSTGRIVTSEGYPIEPAITIPEGATNVAISADGRVSAKLAGQTAPQDLGQLQLAVFVNPAGLDSMGKNLLKETAASGNAVVGNPGTDSAGTLVQNTLEMSNVAVVDEMVNMIVAQRAYELNSKAITTCDTMLEQAAQLKR
- a CDS encoding biotin attachment protein gives rise to the protein MLHKKRITVAVVALLLIAGSLLATASNIVDQKATLSGPVMANGLVTPGTVVHEGDILVRVGTLTGAVPASRATINGVVKEVLVAPGSKITVGDTVVRIEAGK
- a CDS encoding SpoIVB peptidase S55 domain-containing protein, which gives rise to MIVLQKIFRQCRLALLIFLLTLPVSSVWAAPEMMPVDDIKQGMQGIGKTVVSGTKLEEFGVEVLGVMKNKGPSGDLILVRTFGDVIDRTGGIAQGMSGSPVYINNKLVGAIAYGWSLTDHKIGMVTPIADMLKLWEMPDKYNASMQVEDNLPGFEEMATPLMVSGFSSNALSMLQDKLKPFNLTPYEVGAAPSDAEFGPLVPGGAVGVELVRGDSSVAALGTVTYVEGDKVLAFGHPFLKKGNIGYFMTNAYVFTTVMGLENSFKVGTTGEAVGLINQDRGAAVAGKLGRYPTIIPVRIMVKDNDTGKISDSAIQVVKDEQLSSILSATTVFNVIDKTIDRVGPGTAKVSFEISGRNMPVEVIRRENMFYSPASVGEAAVGEFLDAMTMISGNQYNPVDIMDVKVNVSISEERRTATIVEAKAKTLTAKPGETIDIGVKIKPFRGETITRVVPFTVPKEQPEGPLTLEVRGGGMVPIMQLLSKQQGLDEGLLLLAKPKQKNQGFSDVIKEFVERDRNNEIVVEVFDMGVENIMGGSKVSKNSVDNKSQENTLIEQTSHMKQEIQDSSTKEIKKQNKAKNRIATDYIIDGDTQVLVTVVKDKTK
- a CDS encoding flagellar basal body P-ring protein FlgI yields the protein MRKLVVSVAIVICAISIMATAMASSAVTRIKDVAKVQGVRTNQLVGYGLVTGLAGTGDSNTLVQTRQSVANMLKSFGITVSEAQLKSKNVAAVMVTAQLPAFAKPGDTIDMTVSSMGDAKSLQGGILLQTPLKAANGQVYAVGQGPVSTGGYNASSGGSSQQKNFPTTGTTPNGAIVERDVPTQLVSSDGSITLSLSQPDFTTATRIADTIDSRFGSISTTKDPGTIIVTVPSGYGSNVVGFVAAIEELYINPDNIAKIVINERTGTIVMGSNVTIDEVAVAQGGLSISITKTTDVSQPPPFSNGSTVTTNNTTVDVKEDKANIMVLPSTASVGDVVRGLNAIGATPRDIISILQAIKASGALHADLQII
- the flgA gene encoding flagellar basal body P-ring formation chaperone FlgA, with amino-acid sequence MGKKIGLLVLLQFCFSFHFALAQDIVVTIFEQARVTGSTITLGELADISGGSLEQVQGLGQLQLGAAPNPGSSFVLAKEVLNMRLAAAGADFGNIVWQIPNSVTITGNSQIINGQALIDQAMIAIRKQAGSNVLKEDLVISSLGHVQDVVAPLGNVTFSTSLPYGIRYNTPTTVLVTATVNEKEFAKAGLKFDVKLYRPVTVAAREVNAGEIVTEDTLRYERMDIGRLAAGYVMDKKKIVGLMARRPITLGTVLTDTMIIKPIAIKRGSTVTLVAHIASMEVTTIGQAMQDGCEGQLIRVRNTSSNKIVLGKVLNESTVEVPTYKGS
- a CDS encoding AMIN domain-containing protein; the protein is MKAYKRFYSILILLLLCSQIAWAAPNSSVLQNVRFSQTPDKVRIVFDVNELPAYTANLTANPDQIVLDFANASSAIKLPTLLLNDTAVKDLQLSEVQPGKQRVVINLKTSAVTYKVFTLAKPNRVVIDISKKVDQKYEEEISTGIKYTSLYRNTNAGPITAYVVDLSPSSAYQLKPVLSNDAIVDRECVLSMTERAKGIVGINASYFAPNGEILGLLKMGDQIVSTSAVGRTTLGILPNGQIMFDQIDYKGSVTLPDGRLVAITGVNHERGPDDLILYNNYYDNMTGTNEFGTDYIVSKDTITAIAHGNAVIPPGAVVLSAHGSNEKALAGLKVGDSIKISQSLGSAWDNTSYVLGAGPRLIKGSSVFLTSK
- a CDS encoding rod-binding protein, with the translated sequence MEISGIGSTGMINTLNSAQTKANSDFADKLATETEKAKASKDDAKLKKTCQDMEAVFLNIMMTNMRKTVQKSKLVDTSQEDTMQSMLDSEITKNMAKAGGMGLADMLYRQLHVAAAPASQKSQAPK
- a CDS encoding ABC transporter permease: MLLSFLENIGRHVIHAAENSGRIMILLFNTIYHFRKQPRMRHVLHQMAHLGVDSLPIVLLTILFTGMVITLQTANEFIKYGAQSSVGGVVAIAMARELAPVLTGVVVAGRVGAAITAEIGSMKVTEQIDALRVMAIDPIKYLVVPRFLACIVMLPMLVVFADIIGTLGGYLVATLYAGIGSFTYIHSIKLFAVVNDIMGGLVKAMFFGGIIAIIGCYKGLTAGEGAEGVGKATTASVVSSIILIFVSNYFLSLLIYR